The genomic window CACTGTTGAAGAATTGCTTGATGCAATGGACAATATCAATGACAAAGCCAAAGGCTTCATCATTGACCTAAGAAATAACCCTGGTGGTTTATTGAATAATGCCATGGTTATTTCAGACATGTTTATTAATGATGGAGTCATCGTCAGTACCGTAAATAAAAATGGCTACGTCAGTTCATTTAATTCTCGCAAGATAGTCTCATCTAATAAACCTCTTGTACTACTGGTAAACAGCAACAGTGCTAGTGCTAGTGAAATTTTTAGTGGTGCGGTAAGAGACAATGGTCGCGCTGAGATTGTTGGTACAACTACTTTTGGTAAAGGCTTGGTTCAGGCAATTAACAAGCTTGGTGATGGTAGTGGAGTCAATGTAACTATCGCTAAATACCTTACACCTAACAAAACCGATATCAACAAAAAAGGTATCAAGCCAGATCATGAAGTTAAATTAGAAAAACTAGATTACGAGCAAAGTCGCGGTCCTTGGTTCTTTGACCCCAATGTAAAATATGGTGTGAGACTGCCAGAAGATGCTCAAGACAAGCAACTAATGAAGGCTGTAGACGTACTTAAGGGCATGATTGGTAAAGAAGCTAAAGTACTTGATAAAGCTGTTCTCGATATCATTACTGCTCTTGACACAAAATACTCTGAAGAGAAAGCTAAGAAAGACGCTGAAAAAGAGAAGAAGAAAGAAGAAAGTAAATCTGACGAGCTATAATTAATAATCAAGTTACATGTCGTTTGAATTAATTTCATCGAGAAACGTAATACTGTAATAACCCGGAATGGATAAGATTACGAAGATAGGCAATCTTGAGCTTAATGGCTACGTCTACATCCCGCCAATGGCAGGAGTGACTGATATAGTTTATCGGCAACTTTGCAGAGAATTTGATCCTAATGTTTTACTTTCTACTGAGATGCTTAGTTCTAAGTCACTCACTTACGCGAAGAAGAATTCTAAAGATCATCGACATAGTGCACGCATGGACATTCCTGAAGGTGATGAGCTGACGGGCATTCAGATTTTTGGACATGAGCCAGAAGTAATGGCAGAAGCTGCTCAAATCGCCCAGGAAGCCGGTGCCAAGTTTGTTGATATCAATATGGGTTGTCCTGTAGCAAAGATAGTCAAAGGCATGGACGGAGCGGCATTGATGCGCGAGCCAGA from Cyanobacteriota bacterium includes these protein-coding regions:
- a CDS encoding S41 family peptidase, coding for MRKIFLLILLFCTIVPVNAIRIKSEPRKEIEYPEVAPIKLYDKVWRIIKSDYVDQHYNNQDWEIWRHRYDPYLETRAEAIIAIKTMVTSLGDRYTRFLDRKAFEEEKESIEAELTGVGIQIGLDKSGQVIIIAPIEGTPGSKADLRPNDLIVEIDGKNTSGLSIENAAKMIRGAVGTDVVLTVKRDKEKISKTITRAIIPIRSIPDGQAKIIFDDLGYIRLSTFISKDTVEELLDAMDNINDKAKGFIIDLRNNPGGLLNNAMVISDMFINDGVIVSTVNKNGYVSSFNSRKIVSSNKPLVLLVNSNSASASEIFSGAVRDNGRAEIVGTTTFGKGLVQAINKLGDGSGVNVTIAKYLTPNKTDINKKGIKPDHEVKLEKLDYEQSRGPWFFDPNVKYGVRLPEDAQDKQLMKAVDVLKGMIGKEAKVLDKAVLDIITALDTKYSEEKAKKDAEKEKKKEESKSDEL